Part of the Caldisericota bacterium genome, TTGGATGATGAGTTGTTGCAGCAGTTTGTTCATGTTTCTTGCAAAAAGCCATTGATCGTTTCGACTTATGATGATTCCTCAAGGTCAACCGTAATGTCCGTTTTTAGAAAATCCGGGGTGAACGTGGCAAGCCTTGATGATATGAATAAATTTGTGTGTCCTGCTAAAATTGATTATCTTCTGAAAAATACAGATCTTATTCCTTCATACTTTAAAATGTATTTTGCTGCACTTATTTTTTATTTTTATGATACTAAAGATTTTTTTCTTTATAATGCTCCGGTTTATATTCAAAAAAATGCTTTGCTTCGTCTCATTTCTTTTTGTGACAAGAGTTGGGATACTTGTGAATATAGGCAGGTATGTCCCCTTGTTGATGCCGTAAATGGAGCTTCAACTGCTTCTGTCATTATAACAAACCATTCTTTCTTTTTTAACAAACAAAATTATGAGCACTCTTTTTTGGATAGAAACGTTATTTTCCTGAATGCTTTCAGATTGCCGAAAGTATTTTCTTCTTTTGCAACACGCTTTTCTTTAAATGATTTAAAATTCTTTGCATCTTATTATCAATTTTCTAAGGAAAAGATAAATATCATTTTGGGTGTTTTTGAGCATATTGCTGGTCTCTCAGCGAAAGAAGAAATTCCTCCAGATCTTATCAAAACGCTTAAAGAAGTATTTTCAGGCATTAACATTAAACCGCTTGAGGTTTTTTTTGACGGAAGTTTTTTCTGGAGCGAAAAGAGAAGAGGGACGCTGGTTATCTGTTCTACTTACAGTGATGCAAATATATTTTTTGAAAAACTTCAGGACATTGCAAAGTCTATTGTTTTTGTGTCACCCGAATTTGGCATCGCTGGGAGGCATAATCTTATTTCTGAATTTTCAGGATTAAGGGGTAGTATTGTCAAACTTCCCACCACTCAAGAACAGGATAAAAAAGTTTTTTCTGTAGTACCACTGTTTTTATCTTTATCTAATCGAGATTTTTTCATAGATGAATTTACTGATTTTTTTGGAAAAGTGCACAAAAAGGGAGAAAAGAGTTTAATCCTATTTTCATCGCTAGATATGTTGCGCAAAGCTTATTTTTCTCTAAAGAGAAATGGATTTGATGCGAAAGCACGAGGGGTCGACCTGCATGAAGAAGATGGCGAAATACAGATGATGTTGTATGATGTTACTCCCGCTTGCTCCGGGTGGAGCGAGATCTATTTTGTAAAAACGCCTACTTTTTTTTCACATGAACCTTTAGGTAGAGAAGAATACCTCAATATTTCTTTTTTTACACTGAAAAACATTGCGATTGAACTCTTAAAAGATAGCGCATACTGTGTTTTATTT contains:
- a CDS encoding exonuclease domain-containing protein translates to MTGDGLVLVFFDLETTGLNIERDEVIEVGAIKVRNNQVIEKLNTFVRPSCNIPQLITNLTGITFEDVEKAPDVEDVKKRLKDFIGNYPLIAHNVSFDRAFLEKLLGEKIENEFFDTLELSRFFFPSLTSHSLQNLVKTLSIEKDEAHRALSDAMMMYLLFQRIVSKLEKTDPYLLHKLKEISQGIRNYELIFGENWEKKKEKEIGFKWEKKIMPPEAEYLPVCSGEEIGIIDKYFTGISFIQASLDDELLQQFVHVSCKKPLIVSTYDDSSRSTVMSVFRKSGVNVASLDDMNKFVCPAKIDYLLKNTDLIPSYFKMYFAALIFYFYDTKDFFLYNAPVYIQKNALLRLISFCDKSWDTCEYRQVCPLVDAVNGASTASVIITNHSFFFNKQNYEHSFLDRNVIFLNAFRLPKVFSSFATRFSLNDLKFFASYYQFSKEKINIILGVFEHIAGLSAKEEIPPDLIKTLKEVFSGINIKPLEVFFDGSFFWSEKRRGTLVICSTYSDANIFFEKLQDIAKSIVFVSPEFGIAGRHNLISEFSGLRGSIVKLPTTQEQDKKVFSVVPLFLSLSNRDFFIDEFTDFFGKVHKKGEKSLILFSSLDMLRKAYFSLKRNGFDAKARGVDLHEEDGEIQMMLYDVTPACSGWSEIYFVKTPTFFSHEPLGREEYLNISFFTLKNIAIELLKDSAYCVLFYIDGKFRNKNFREKADAIFVSFPFYAEQKNALPSIIDNWKKRNRIKPNL